The following proteins are encoded in a genomic region of Hippocampus zosterae strain Florida chromosome 2, ASM2543408v3, whole genome shotgun sequence:
- the LOC127595467 gene encoding ras-related protein Rab-9A-like: MPADHLKTGHTQAMDPKSSLFKVILLGDGGVGKSSLMNRFVTNKFDSNLFHTIGVEFLNKKLEVDGQSISLQIWDTAGQERFRSLRTPFYRGSDCCLLTFSVDDAQSFLNLGNWKKEFIYYADLKEPNMFPFVVLGNKLDVDKRQVSREDAQQWCRDNGGLAYFETSAKDATNVASAFEEAIRRILTLDNRVHLIHNNTVDLSTKRGSDSSCC; this comes from the coding sequence ATGCCTGCTGACCACCTGAAGACCGGCCACACTCAAGCTATGGACCCCAAGTCATCTCTGTTCAAGGTCATTTTATTGGGCGACGGCGGTGTGGGGAAGTCGTCCCTCATGAACCGCTTTGTTACCAACAAATTTGATTCAAACCTCTTCCACACGATCGGGGTGGAGTTTCTCAACAAGAAACTAGAGGTGGACGGCCAAAGTATCAGCCTCCAGATCTGGGACACGGCAGGCCAGGAGCGCTTCCGGAGCCTGCGCACACCCTTCTACCGCGGCTCCGACTGCTGCCTGCTCACTTTCAGCGTGGATGATGCGCAAAGCTTCCTCAACCTTGGCAACTGGAAGAAAGAGTTCATCTACTACGCTGACCTCAAGGAGCCCAACATGTTCCCCTTTGTTGTGCTGGGCAACAAACTGGATGTGGACAAGCGGCAGGTGTCGAGGGAGGATGCGCAGCAGTGGTGCCGTGACAATGGAGGACTGGCCTACTTTGAGACCAGCGCCAAGGATGCTACTAATGTGGCATCTGCCTTTGAAGAGGCAATTCGTCGAATCCTCACGCTGGACAACCGCGTCCACCTCATCCACAACAACACGGTGGACCTGAGTACAAA